The DNA sequence AACTTTCAGGTAACTTTCGTTTATGCAAGAGGACCTTCGAGCGAATGACTTCCCATTTGTTTTCGCAAAATTTAATACGTATTTAGCACACAAAACTGACCtttacacgcacacaaaaaaatattttctcacgGCCTGGCTGCTTAGACTAGAGTTAAATTCGGTACTGCATAACTCTCGCACTCACTTGCATAGCGCACTGATCAGATTCTAACTAAAcgctttggcaaaaaaaaaaaagaagaaatcctcCTTTTGTATCGCGACCATGTTCTCGAACCTTAGCGCCGGCGCATGCTTGTGATCGCAGCGTCTATAAGGATTACATTAAATAGTTGTTGAAAGCGTGGTTTCCCAGAATCGCTACTTTACGACATGGCTGGGGAGGGACTTgtcttcgttcgttcgttcgtttgttcgttcgattgattgattgattgattgattgattgattgattgattgattgattgattgattgattgattgattgattgattgattgattgattgattgattgattgattgattgattgtcaaACCGCACGTTGATGCTATTCTTTACATGCATTTCATGTCTGGCAGGCATGCATGTGTGCCCATATGCGAGACATTTACCAGTGCAAGCTGTTCTGCCGCAGGAGTGATACCGACACACGGTCTGCCAATGCAAAGGACCGCACGCTGTACTGCCGAAGGCGCGCTGCCAGTGCTGAAGGCGCATGTACCTTCTTCCACACAAAAGGCGTTGTCGGCAAGCGCTTATAATCGTGTATAACTCAGCTCCACGCGTTCACGACGGTACTTCTTTTCCTCCCGATTTCTGCGCAATTTTGCTTATTTTACCATATTACGCAACGCGGCTTTCCGAACTGAGTACAACTTGTGGTGTCCTTGCAAGTTCACTAATACATGTTATCCGTCGCTGCCGTCGCGTCCACGCCCCGTCGCGTTGGTTGCCACATCGACCACAGGCATCGCTTTAAGGCTTATGTAAGAGGCGTTACCTGGCGGGGTGCCCTGATACCCTCTGTAGCTTTGGACTCGCTTTCTGTGAGTGCCTAGTGATGCTCTCCGTTGTTTATTGGCACTGCCACCTAGGGCAGCGTGCAGGTCGTCAACGGACCCCACTGCCGGGCCGTCGGTGAAGGAGGAAGGCCTTGTCACCCAAACTGGTTTGCAATCACAGCGTTTCTCTCGAGTAGCGACAATCAAACCGACGTCAAGCGCCGGTCTGATTGGTTCGCATCGGCAGCCGCACTCGGGGATCGTCGACCGTGCGACATAGTTTCGCGCGCAATCGGTCATCAGTGGAGGGAACCGTGGTCACCACAGGGCTTTCGGGCTCTTCCTCGGAGCTTTCCAGATACCTGCTCGATGAGACTCTCCTCGGatgtttttttgttatttcttcttTCACGTTTGACCCATTTGACCCACGGCCACCTGAAAGCTAGGGGGTCGCGCTTAGAGAGATCATCATGAGATCGCCGCTTCTGAGGATTCTACTGGTCCTGGCTACAGCGGTACTGACCTACGCCTTCATTACCTACATAGAAGTCCGCCATCCGCTCCGGGTAAGCTGTCGGAGTGTGCTTGTCTCCATTCGGCAGACACTAATTTTCACTACAGCGGTACTGACCTACGCCTTCATTACCTACATAGAAGTCCGCCATCCGCTCCGGGTAAGCTGTCGGAGTGTGCTTGTCTCCATTCGGCAGACACTAATTTTCACTTTCTGCGTATCGTCTCTCGTTGTTTGTGCGCACTTccttgttgttgtcgttgtcgttgttgttgatcAGAGTGGTAGTGGCGCATACCCGCAGTAAGgcattggccatgaatcgggcagtTAAATTCGGTGGATAAAAACAAGGGGATTAACAATTTTAATGATGGAACTTAGGAAGTAAAATGTTTGTGAGATGAAAAGTTTGTATCGTCAACTACATGCCTTATTAGCCTTTGCTGTATACGATATCGATCCTTCCGATTGCTGGTTCGTGTAACGGCCCAAAGAGGCAGAGTTTCCAAAACGACGTGGCGTTGAGGTCGTCGGTGACCTTCACAAACACGAGCAAAATAAGGACAACGAAAAAGAACATGGACAACAACGGAGCgctttgttgtaacttgtctttttttctttgtggtgtCCATTCCgcacaagacgtgtttatttccGGAGTGAGGCCTTTGCCATTGGCCCGCCAGCTTCACGAAAAATATGTCCAGTATCCCAATTGGCTGAATTATTTTATTATGAACAATTCTAACGTAAGACTTTTTGGTGAATGCGGGCCCTGGACTCGGAATGGTAAACAAACAATTCTAGTGACTCAATGCTCGATACCCTCCATCATGTAGATACAGGATGGTGCCGTATGTTTCtcttttctcatttatttaaAAAACGAAAGCAAGAATAAAAGGAACTTTCGATTAAAGAGATGTTCTTACGATAAAACTCTTATTGAAGGCGGACGTCACCCCCATTTTTATGGTCGGCGAATAGCAAACACCTCTTACGAACGAGGAAGCTGAGAACAAACCCAAAATGTTATGCCAAGTAGTAGAGATTCCTTCGGCAAAGGAAAATGGTGGAGGCTAATCCGGAGGCTGACATGAAGCCTGCTGATTCAGGATTGCGTCATGTCTAGAATGAAGTGCTTGCCAGAAACTTGGCCATTCCAACAATTTAAACGTTGCTCATCATAGTCTGTGTGATAACAAACCCGGGCTTCCTTCCTTCTTCCTTCCTCGGGTTCATGGCGCCGTTGTCCATTCAGTGCAACCCTTCACGAAGTATCTAAAACAGTAGATTAGGAAGGGATTACGGATAAGAGCAAAAGTAGGTGTTTTTCAAGAAAGTTCCGATTTACAGATGACATCATGTTAAGCTACTCTGGATATTGGGGCCACAAATGTTTCAGTCCATCAACAGGTAAGGCATGAGTTTATTTGGAAGTCTAATATACAGAAAGGTAAATCAAGTGTTCGGTACGCTGGTGAATGTGCAAGAGTTCAAGGTTGGTAATTGGCAGTGGAATAGCCGACTGAGTGCCTTTGCCAATATGCGAAGTAATTGTAAGCTTAAAGAATGCATAATTGAATTTTAAGACGCATCTGGTAGACGTATCCAAGCTGCGAAGGCAGTTCACTGACATCATAGAAAAGAAACGCTTCTAATTACTGCTGTCTACCTGCGCTAATGTGACTCACATTTCATCTTGTGAGAACTACCCGCATCTTTGGCAACATGCAATGCCATTTGTTTTCACAATAACCATATGGATATACAGGTTCGTTCCGCTATCCGTTCAGAATGCTGCGATTTCTTCGTACGCTGCGTGGCATCACCTACTTAACCTATGTGAAATTAATTAGGCTAGTTGGTACTAATTCATTTTTGACCGTGGAACAAGACGGGTGACCACACAGAGAATGTACAATGACAACACTGGGGTGGCCCATGTCTTAGTGTTCTCCTACCATCTCTGTTCGGTGAGCGAATATCGCAAAAAGCGAAACTATTGCAattgctcagcagcgcaatgcgaTGACTGCTGAAAGTTGGCTAAGTGCTTTGATCGTTCCACTCCCAAGAGGTTGAGCTTCACTGCAGTGTCCCCCAAAACGTAGAGTTTCACTTCAGTAAAGGCCAAGCTTTAATGTGATACGAAGTCCCACAAAGCTGTTCTAAAAATATTTTCAATTATGAGGCTCGGCTCTCGTCTCCAATTCTCCTCAATCTGCAATGCATGTGAAGCGACGTATAGTGCTCTAGCCTTGCTGCCTTCCTctcctcatttttctttctttatttttccctcCTCTCAAAGAGAGTGGATGTGGTGCTCATCTTAGTATACAATCACTAGCTTGCTTCTTTTGCTCTTGGCGCGGTGTATACAGGTTTCTGTGAGTAATATTAATGTTAACACTCTCAGGCCGAATTTCACAAAGTAGTTCGTAAGTTAGAACAGTTCGTCAGAACCAGCACCAGCAATCCTTTATATCGAGTATGTGATTTGCAAAATTGAACAGCCAATGCCACTCAGCTCTTACGGATAAGCTTTGTAAGTTCTGCGTCTCTTCGGTCATCTGGTTCTCGAGTTCAttttgcggcaacgaccatagcGCTGCCTCTGTCATTCAAGCTGCGTTGTCCACTCCACGCGCAGGGCCGGCGGCCTCCGCCAGGATCTCCGTGGCCCGCTCCTCGGCGATGGCAGTCGTCGCCGCTGCAGCGCAGCCTGGATCCGGACACGTTCACACTAAGATCGGCAGCCGCCGAATCGTGCGACGTGATAGCCAAGGCTATGGTTCGCTACCGCAAGCTCGCCTTCCTCGGAGACACGCGAAGAGGTCCTTCGGAAGGAGAAGATGGCGTCTCGGCCGTCGTCGACGACCGAGTACTGCACGAGCTCGTGGTCGAGGTGACTCACTATCAGGGACAGGAATACTGCGGCTACCCGCAGCACAAGGACGACGAGAGCTGTGAGTTCGCGAGCTCATGAAGCTAACGTATCCGCGCCGACAGCTATACAGATACGATGGGGCGATATTTGGTCGATATATGGCGATATTCGGCAAGGGAAATGACATTAGGAGCGAAGCGAAGGAAATGGGAAGGCCGCGTCTTATACTTAGTCCATGCTGTACCGATGTTAGTGCAAAGCGTTAACGtcctaaaaaaatttaattatggggttttacgtgccaaaaccactttctgattatgaggcacgccgcagtggaggactccggaaatttcggccaactggggttctttaacgtgcacctaaatctaagtacacgggtgttctcgcacttcgcccccatcgaaatgcggccgccgtggccgggattcaatcccgcgacctcgtgcttagcagcccaacaccatagccactaagcaaccacggcgggtgtcaagGTCCTGACGACGAAACTTTGTTCATTCGTCTCCTGGATCGACCAATGCCAAAGTATTTTGTTGCAATTGCTCTATATTAGCCGGATGATCGGTAACATCCGATTTGAAGATCCGGTCAGAGCTTGGCTGGAACTTGGCTGATGTCACCCTTCGTACACTTCATTCATAAGAGAGTACGTCGAAGTACTCAGGTGGCAGTATACCTACCATCAGTCTTGGTATacagtttgtaaacagggataaggtgcctcagaaaggctggccaacgtttcgataggaggacctatcttcgtcagaGGCCTTTGACGAAGAGAGATCCTCCTATCggaacgttggccagcctttctgaggcaccttatccctgtttacaaactttataccacagtgtgctattccatctgtcagcccctttcttgattttggactacCATCAGTCTTGTTTGTCGCCACGCAATTTACGTGTAAATGTCTGGGCCCGCATTCAGAAAAGCACTATTACTTccgaactgttcgtaagagcaggtgcCAAGCCAATCGTGATGTTGTACATATTATTATCGAAAGAGGCCAGCCGATAGCAGACGGCTCTTATACAAACAAGTATTGTAAATTCGGCTCTTGATTCTTATGCCCGCGTATACATGTATGCGCCAGCGCCATCCTCACAGTGTGCTTTGCTTGAGTTTTGCTCTGATCGATTTACGCAAGCGGCACAATTGTCCTCAAGgtgattgtctttttttttttattttatgtgaCTGACGAAGCGATAGTAACGACGCTCTATTTTCTTCGTTACTTCAAGATTCCCTTGTTGTACCAGAACACGGTGACGCTGTACTGAGGTCTCAGACTGTCTGGGGTGCTTTACGCGGTAAGTGAAGTTTTGTGATGTTCTCAAAAGCTTGCGCAACAACGAAGCAGGCGAGCGAGCTCTTCTCTTAATGCGCGCATATCCTTGAGCTCAAACACAGTTTATTGCATGGTCAGGTTGTGAACATGTTTTTGTTATTTGACGACATTCTGATTCCATAACCTCTCGCACCTACCCAACCTACCCATCCACTTTTAAAGTCCAAAAAATTCAGTGTGCTTAACGGAAGTATGCTAAGTTTTGTGACTTCTTTGCAGGACTCGAAACGTTCAGTCAACTCGTTCATCAGGATTCTGTTAGCAAAGCGGTGAGTGAACGCCAGAAACGTAAGTGTTGCTTCATCAATACGTATGATGTATACTGCACATCCGGTCTGCTAAAACGATGTCGTCTACCTACATTACTGCTGTTTGTCACAGTTAGATCGAATCGATCGAATGGTTAATCTATTATCGGCGAGGAGAACCATAAAAAAACGCAAAGCTAAAAGCtaataaataaagcaaataaaatgttGGAAATTCTAGGGTATAGTAAAAGACCGTACAATCATGTCGTACTCGTTGGCTTCTTcgtgttttctttatttgtctGACTCTACCATGATTTCGAAATCAGTTTTCATCCTCTCGCGTATACTGAGTTGAAAATGATCAGCATAATTATAGAACTCGGCACGTGTACCTTTGTAATCGTGTGAACAAAATCTGTATTCAGACGACAATTCGTTAAGAAACGGCGCATGAACAGAGGTTGGTATTTGCGAGTGAATATATGAACCGCTCTGTCTTCAACTGGAAATTAGACGGTCCCTGTCACATATACTAAAATACTTGCTGTGATAATTACAGAATAACTTACCTTGCTCAAGCTTAAATGTATTCCAGTGCACAGCTTTACTGTCTGCTTTGCTTTTCTCTTCCAGTTTCTCATAAATGTAACCATTGTGGATGACTTCCCCAGGTTCTCCTACAGAGGCGTGCTGCTTGATTCGTCGAGACATTTTCAAACTATAAAGGTTCTTAAACAGAACTTGGTAAGTCATAAAAGTGGAACTCCAACAATTTCTGTTCGCAGCCAGTGTTCTCTGAAACGTGAAACAAAACCCAACGTTCGCAAATTTAGTCGGTTCTGAGGCTAGCAAAAATTAATGTTTGTATGGTAATCACCAGATTTAGCAGACAGAAATCTTCTAATCTCTTTGAAGTTCAAGTCGAGCACGTTGGACCAGCCGAGTTTTAAGAGCATGAATGGGTAGGCGGCAGGTGGAAGTAGTAGATGATACCGAATCTTCAGAAAACAAGTACTCTAACATTGACGGCGGCAAGTAACAAGGTTCTTTACTATCTCGTACGATTAAGAGCGGTGTAAGCTCGCTCTCGAGAAACTAGACAAAATGTGCCTTATAAATCAATCGTGATTCACAGTGAATTCGATTTTAGTTGAGTGTTATACCATGGGTTTGATGTCTACCCGTCGCTTCGCAGGACGCCATGGCCTACAACAAATTTAATGCCTTCCACTGGCATCTCGTCGACGACCAGTCGTGGCCGCTGGAAATGGCAACGTACCCGAACTTGACGCAGGTAATAGCACGTCTCACAAGTGATCCGTCGAAGAAGGCCCGGAATGGATTGTGTACGGACGCATGTGTTCATATTAAAAACGGGAAGATGATGGAAGATGTCACCAAGACGCCAGTTTTAATCTTCTTGCTGCATCTTATATCCGTGCGCAATATCACTGGTTCCCAGTAATAAGCTCTAAAGTCTATACATTCTTAAGCACTATGAATGTTCCCGTTATTGGGTTCCTTCCTCTAACTTCACACGACTAGCCGTCTCACACTCTAGTCAACGACATATCTATGAGCTGATGCGTATTGGAGATTAAAAATACATGCAATAGGTATGGACATAGGCTGCCTCTAGCGGCCATGATCTCGGCACACGTGGAGCCTCACACTCACACAAAAAAGCGCCGTCTTTCGCAAATATCTACCCCACAAAGTCGTGGTCCTGCTGCTTGGTTGAACTCGGAAGAGGCAAAAGGGTGTGAGTGGAAGGTGTGTACGTTTCTCCTATACTATTCCTGGAAAGTGCTACAAGTGCGCTTCTTAAGTTCCTAAGGAACACTGCCCCCAACCATGACGTTGAAAACTGACACAATTCGCATGTTACAGTGTTTTGTGTAGGAATTTGAATTTTCTCTCTTTATATAAtcgtttgcgttttttttttactatcgttCAGCATCCACAGCTGGAGTAGTGCGCCACGCCTAAAGCAAGGCTAACCTCTCTAGTTATCTTTCAACGTAATATCTCTTGCTCCGTCTCATATACGCAGAGTGCGTATTCCCCAAGATACGTGTATAGTCGAAATGACGTTCAGGACATCATCGAGTACGCTCGGCTGCGTGGGATCCGCGTCATCCCTGAGATCGACACACCGGGACACACGCAAGCCCTGGGAAAGATCTTCCCCGGTAAGGCCCGTTTATTAAATATGGATGCCTTCGAGCCAGTTGATCATGCTTGACTGGAACTGAAGCGTGTACAGGGCTCATTTGCCTGCATTACCCCTAGAGCGACGCGCGTTCTATACTCTTCTGATTTCTAAAGATGGCGGGAGAGTGTGAACACGGCGTTCTGGCACTAGCAAGACGACGCGGCTGATTGGAGATGCAGGTGCCACGAGTGCGTCACGCCGGCATGACCCCCGACACCAA is a window from the Dermacentor variabilis isolate Ectoservices chromosome 3, ASM5094787v1, whole genome shotgun sequence genome containing:
- the LOC142575395 gene encoding beta-hexosaminidase subunit alpha-like, which encodes MRSPLLRILLVLATAVLTYAFITYIEVRHPLRGRRPPPGSPWPAPRRWQSSPLQRSLDPDTFTLRSAAAESCDVIAKAMVRYRKLAFLGDTRRGPSEGEDGVSAVVDDRVLHELVVEVTHYQGQEYCGYPQHKDDESYSLVVPEHGDAVLRSQTVWGALRGLETFSQLVHQDSVSKAFLINVTIVDDFPRFSYRGVLLDSSRHFQTIKVLKQNLDAMAYNKFNAFHWHLVDDQSWPLEMATYPNLTQSAYSPRYVYSRNDVQDIIEYARLRGIRVIPEIDTPGHTQALGKIFPEILTACYFNRTRGKPNYPKHAAFEMLDPTQNYTYDVMRSIFQEVIEVFKDRYIHLGMDEVYYSCWQSSPEIAKFMKKQGFRTLSQLEQYYVERTLANIQELGAKYMIWQDPIDKNVHAANDTLVVIWKGGPWHKNLTPWQTHARAVARKGYQMVVSACWYLNHIRDGPDWKDFYRCDPRGFNGTEHEKNLVVGGEACMWGEYVDGTNLISRLWPRASAVAERLWSSAGVNNTDDAAFRLDQQRCRMLRRGIPTQPILNGYCGDYELDMDTPYHID